Part of the Methanobrevibacter sp. genome, TTTCAACAACAATTGATTGTCTGAACTTGCTTTCAGAAGGTTTTGGAAGCCATCTAACAGATAAAGGTTACAAGGTATTCGATTTAAACATTGGTCTTCTATGGGGAGACGGTCTTAACTATCAGAAAATACGTGATATCCTGTTTGCAATGAAATCCAACGGATGGGCTGCCCAAAACATAATATTCGGTATGGGTGGGGGACTTCACTCATCTGTAACCAGAGATACCCAGAGAAATGCATTTAAATGTTCAGCACAATTGCGTGATGGCCAATGGCATGACATATTCAAAAACCCTCTTGATTCAAGTAAAAAATCAAAAACAGGAAGATTTAAATTAATTAATGAAAATAATTCATTTAAAACAGTTTCTATTGATAGTGATGGTGAAGATTATCTTCAAACAGTATTCAAAGATGGTGAACTGTTGATTGAAGACAGTTTCGGAGACATCAAAGCAAGAGCTTTAAAATACTCTAATTTCTTATAATTTCGTTCAAAAATTTTGGAGTTTTTTTTAACTCCTCCACTATTTTTTTTTAAAAATATTTTACATTTTAACTCTTATTTTCCTTTAAAAACAATTAATATTTATATTAGGATATCTAAAGATAGTTATATTCTATATCTTTAACATATTATAGAGATTAAATTGGAGGAATAAATTTGAATAAGCTTAAATTAACATTACTGTTGTCAATATTCTTTCTGCTGATGCTAGTGCCGGCAGGTTATGCAATGGATAATGACACTGCGGTTCTTGGTGAAAGTTCTGCCGATTATTATTTTGATTCAAATGTCGAAAATGATAATGGAGACGGATCAATATACAATCCCTACAAGACATTAACTTCCGATAGAATTAAAGACAATTCCATTATTCATCTGGCTAACGGAGAATATGAACTGGACTGGGGAAGTAATCCCGATAATGTGAGTATAAAAGGAACTGATGCCAGCAAAACTATCATTTCTTATTCTGGAATAGGTTTTGATTTAAAAGGTTCCCTATCATTATCAGATGTTACTTTAAGCGGTTTAGGAATAAGGGCTAGTGGAAACAATTTAACAGCAACAAATACAATTTTCAAAGATTTCTCATCTGCCTCCAATAATGCAATCAATTCTAAGTCAAATGTTATCCTCTCAAACTGTTCTTTCATATCCAATTCTGCAGGTACCGGAGGAGCTATTTACATGAACGGAGGTACTTTGACTATTTCCGATTCACTGTTTAAGGATAATGCGGCCGATAAGTACGGTGGTGCCATTGCATGTGAGGACGGTACTTATATTGAGATTGATGATTCAAAATTCCTCAATGATTATTCCAATGCAGAGGCAGGTGGTGCGATTTATTTAAAAGATGTTGAGCTAGTTGCAAATAATGTTGAAATAATCAACTGTTCCGCTCCATTCGGTGGAGCTATAGCTTCTTTAAACTCAAAGGTCTCTCTAAATAATTTTACCGCTAAAAACAATAGGGCTAAATACTACGGAGGTGCTGTCTATTCATTGTATCATTCCTTTGAAATCACCCATTCAGCATTAACCAACAACAGTGCAGGCAATGGTGGTGCAATATTTGCCGATGGCGTTTCTGACTTTATAATAAACAATAATGTATTCACTGATAACTCTGCAAGCATTGGAAGTGCTGTTTTTTCACAGATAAGTGATTTTTATTATGATTCCCTATATGATAAGGCATTGAATAACAAATTTGTCAACAATGATGCATATGTTAACAAAGGATTGAATTTAACATTTAATAATAATCAGCATATCCTATTCAAATTAAATGCATCCTATAACGGCAGTTTACCTTCTTATTATAATTTAAGGGATTTAGGACAGGTTTCCACAGTTAAAAATCAGGGAAGCGGAGGTAACTGCTGGGCATTTTCTTCACTGGCCGCTTTGGAATCTGCAATTTTAAAGTCCACAGGCATTGAATATGATTTATCCGAGGAAAACATGAAAAACATAATGTCATTTTATTCCACTTACGGCTGGTCAATGGAAAACAATGTTGGAGGATATGACAAGATGGCTGTAGGTTATCTAACCAGCTGGCTAGGTCCGGTCAATGAAAGTGATGATGATTATGACTCCAAATCATTATTGTCCCCATTGATTGCAAGCTTTGTCCATGTTCAGAATATTGTATTTTTAACAAGAAGTAATTTCACAGATAATGATGCAATTAAGAAATCCATAATGGATTACGGTGCCGTTGCTACAAGTATATACTGGTCAAGTTCATATCTCAAAGGAAAAAATTACTATTATTCAGGATCTACCGGTGCAAACCATGCGGTAGCAATTGTAGGATGGGATGATAACTATTCAGCTTCAAACTTCAGGAACACTCCTCCGGGTGACGGTGCATGGATTATTAAAAACAGTTGGGGAACCAGCGGTGGAGATAAAGGATTTTACTATGTTTCATATTATGATACTAAATTTTCACAGCCTGGAAAATATGTTTCCTATGCCATTATATTAAATGATACAATCAAATATGACAAGATTTACCAGTATGATGTTCAGGGCAGATCTGATATCTTTTTAAATTATACAAACACCGTCTGGTACAAGAATAAATTTGAAGCTACCTCTGATGAATATCTCTCTGCAGTATCAACATACTTTGAAAAATCTACAGACTGGGAATTATCTGTTTATGTTAATGATGCATTGAAACTCACAAAATCCGGAAAAGCCATAGTAGGTTATTCCACTATTGATTTAGGAAAATTCATTCCAATCAAAACAGGCGATATCTTTGAGGTTGTCTTTAAGGTAACTGTTGACGCCAATGCAAGCGTTCCTATCTCAGAGGCTGTTTCATTCAATGAAGAAACATACCATGAAAATATTTCATTTATAAGCTATGACGGAAAAAATTGGGTTGATTTCTATGATTTGGAATGGACATTCCCTGACCATACTTATGCATCACAGGTAGCATGCATTAAAGCATTCACTATTTCAAACCCTCTGAACACTCAAATTAATTTAACTTTAACAAACAGAGGCAAAAACAGTACAGATATAATTGCCACAGTTTTCGATGAATACGACAATATCATAACTCATGGAACTGTAGTTTTCTCAGTTGGCGGTGCTGAACGCACTGTAGCTATCAGCAACGGAATTGCAAAGTATTCTAATGCAAAAATAACTGACGGAATCAATAATTACTCTGCAAGATTCAGCGAAACAGGTTACAATCCGTCAAGCAATTTTGTTCTTGTATCCAATAATGTAATTGATACAAACATCAGTTTAACTTTCTCTTCTGTAGACGTTAATCCGGTTACAATTACTGCTAATATCAACGGCCAGAACGGAAATCCTGTGGAAGGTGGAGAAGTTGTTTTCACCATTGAAGGCGTAAACTACACAGTAAGTGTAGAAAATGGTTATGCAAGCTTAACCCATACATTCAAAAGCTTTGGAGTAAACAATATTTTAGCAGCATACAGGGATGCATACAGTTACGGACCAAGTCAGACAGAAAAGACAATTGAAATCTCACTTCACGATGCACGTGTTGACATTAACGTTGATTCCCAGTATAATCCTGTAACAGTTACTGTTAATGTGGTCGATGAGAATGGAAACAAAGTAAATGCAGGTAATGTGGTTTTAAAGATTGAAGGCAGCGAATATACTGTTGGCATAACAGACGGCAAGGCAAGCTTAACTCACGTTTTCACCAGGTTCGGCAGTCAAATCATCACAGCCGCTTATAGTGATGATTCATATAACTATAATTCAAACAATACCCAAAAGGACATTTCCGTCAATTTGAAAAATACTAATTTGGAAATTGATCACGATTATAATGCAAACAACCCTGTTAATTTAACCTGCACAATAACTGACGGCGATGGCAATCCTGTAGATACAGGCAAAGTTTATTTCAACTTTGGCGATGAAACTAGGGAGGTAGATGTTGCAGACGGTGTTGCAAGTATTGAGTATGTATTTAAAAACACTGGTATCAATGATGTTTCAGTTAGTTATGTTGACGGATACTACTATGCAGATTCTTCCAAGAATATCTCTTTAAACGTATCTAAGATTCCTGTCGGATTATCTGTTGATGTAAATCAGATTAAAGATTCATTGACAATTACAATAAACCTTTCACAAGCTTTAGATGAATATGTTGTTGTTTATGTTAATGACGAGTACAATATATTGAAATCATCAAAAGGTCAGGCAGTATTGAATCTCAACAGCGCATATCCTGGAACATATTTAATCAAAACCAATGTGAACAGTTTAATTTATGATTCAGGCATTGTAGAAAAAGAGTTCAAAGTAAAAGAAAGATCTACAACCATAATCTGTGATACATCAAAACTTGCTTATGATAAAGTTTTGCACTGTTCTGTTGTCCTGGAAGATGAATTCGGTTATGTTATTCCAAATTCTCAAGTTTCAATGACTGTTGGAGGCAAAACATATTCCGCTGTTACCAATGAATCAGGTGTTGCGGTATTTAAGTTCACCTCAGGAATTGGAACTGCCAGTGCAGTATTTTCATTCAAGGGTGATGAGAACTATCAAAAATCATCCCTGACCAAAAAATTAACCATTGACTCATCAGTCCAGATGCCGACAGCCGCTAAATACACATACAATGCGGATTATGAAGTTAAGCTTGTGGACGGCGCAGGCAATGTAGTGAAAACAGAGGATGTAAATGTTCTTGTTGACAGCAAGGACGAATTTACAGTATCTACAGATTCCAAGGGCATTTTACACTTTAACATATCATTATCAGTTGGAAGTCACACAATCACCGTAACCAATCCTGAAACCGGTGAAGTCAAATCTCAGACAATCAGTGTTGCTGCACGTATCAACGGAAATAAGGCTTTGACAATGTATTACGGTTCAGGCTCAGCATACAAGGTCAGAGTATATGACGACAATGGAAATATAGCAAAAGGCGTTGAGGTAACATTTAAGATTGACGGCAGAATCTACTCAAGAATCACTGACTCCAACGGTTACGCTTCACTTAAAATCACTTTAGCCCCAAAAACATATACAATAACTGCCAGTTATAAAGACTACAAAGTGTCCAACAAGGTTGTTGTCAAACCGACATTGATTTTAAAGGATAAAACAGTTAAAAAATCAAAGACTTTCAAATACACTGTCAAACTGCTTAACAATAAGGGTAAAATTTTGAAATATAAGTATGTTAAAGTCAAGTTCAAAGGCAAAACATATAAGGCTAAAACCAACTCCAAGGGAATAGCCACATTCAAACTAAAATCCTATTCAAAAGTAGGTAAATTCACATTAACAGCAACTTATGGTTCTGCAAAAATAAGTAAAAAGATAACAGTTAAAAAATAAGGTTAAAAAACCTTATTTATTAGCTTTAATTAAGTTACGGGCTGCTTTTAAGTCAGTATTATAGATATGGCCTGAGGTTGAGTGGTAGTGAACTCCACCAAAGTTTAATTTTTCACCAACAATTTCCTTGTTGACTTCTTCTTTCATTTTCAATCCCAGATACGCTATGAAAAACATATTGGAGTAAAATGCTCCGAAAATATCATTGCTTCTGAATATGCAGTGAATTGTTAATTCATTGTCACGTACAATGCATTGAAGGAACTGAAGACATGGAATATCTTCCCTGTCGGCATCCAATTGAGGATCAATTGTAACTGCCACTGCCCTGTTTGATCCGGTTGCAGTCAGGATTCTCTGTTTCATTGTGTTGAACTGGTCAACATCAAAATGAGCATAGATACGGTTAGGGTAAGTGTAAACAAATCCCTGGTCGTCAGGATTTTCAGCTGATTTTACATATTCATATAATGCATCGCTTTTGATAGGACAACCTTCCATATCGAATTTTCCGGATTTGATGTCACTTAATAGCATGTCAGGTGTGTAGTGCTGATATTTTGCCCTGAATTTTAAATTGAACGGGTCATCAATTATATAAAAATTTCCAAGACTCTCAATTAAATGGTGATTTGAGTCTTTATAAGTTTCTTTTCCTTGCTTGAGGATTTTATTTACAAAATCCAAGTAACATTGATTAATAGTTAACATAAAAAACATCCCTTTAAATTAATTAAGATTATGTTTTGTAAAGTATATATAATTACAGTAATTTGGTTAAAAAGTTTCAACTGTTGCGTTGTTATGTAGATTTCATGATTTATTTTATTCAAGTTTAATTATTTAATTTATAATTTTAAAGATAGTTATTAAAATTTTAATAAATGTTGTTGTAAGTGATGGTTTAATTAAGTGTAATTGTATTTATTCGATTACTTTTTTTCGTTGACTTTTCTTACAACTTTTGCGGGAACACCTGCAACTATGGTATCAGGCTCAACATCCTTTGTAACAACAGCACCTGCTGCAATGATGGCGCCGTCACCAATGGTAATTCCCGGCAATACTGTAACGTTTGAACCTAACCATGCACCGTCTCCTATCTTAATAGGTGCAGGAAGTAGATTTGCTCTTTTTTCAGGGTCTTCCTGGTGGTTTAATGTTAAAAGACATGTATTGTGACCTATCAATACGTTGTCTCCTATAAAAATTCCTCCCTGATCCTGCATGGTACAATTTGAATTAATGAAAACGTTTTCTCCAAGATGGATGTTTTTGCCGCAGTCTGTGTGGAACGGTGGAACCAGTCTTAATGATTCATTTACTGGTTGAGAGGTAAGCTCTGCAAATATTTCTCTAACTTCATTTTCAGGGTGATATTCGCAGTTCAATTTACTTTTTATTCTAGTGGCTTCAAGAAGCAGTTCATTAAACATTTCCTGAACCTCGGAAGGATATTCAACTTCCTTTCCGCTATTGACATAATCTAAAAAATCTTTTAATTCCATTTTATCACTATTTTAGTATTGGTTGTCTTAACTTAATATAATTGTTGTGAATTTGTAAAATTGTTTTAAGTCCGTAAAATTGATTTAATTTACTTAATTATTTTTAAAATAGGTTATAACTAAGTTTGGAACAAGTTTTGGAAAAAATTTTTATATTATTTTATTTAATTTTAATATATATGATTTTTAGGTGGTTTTTATGAATTTAAAATATGATGGTCAGGGATGTCTTTTATAGGGAATATATGATTTGTCCATTGGAGAAGTTGAAAATGAGTTTGTAAATGGGAAATCTCAAAGAAGACATGATATATTTGAAAATTATAAGTGTCATCTTAAAGAAATAAAAGATACGAATTGCTGTTTGAATCATTGGATTGATGGAAGTTTTGTTACCTTGAAGGAAAATCCTAATGATATTGATACATTTACGGAATTTGATGGTGTTAAGGCCAAAAAATTAGGAATTCTTGATGAAATAGATAATATTATTTATGATGCTCCTTTAAGAACAAATAATTTTTGTCATTCTTTTAGAGTGTTTAAGGTTCCTCAATCCTGGCGGAAGGATTATGATGAGTATATAACAATTAAATCAAGGATATTATTTATATTATTTCCTTCAGATAGTAGAACAAATGGTGTAAAAGGTTTTTTAAAGTTAAAAATGGTGAATTAAATGTTTTTCAATACTATTAAAGAATATGATGAAGAATTAAAAAATATGGAAGACATGTTAAATGATATGGAAAAACGCATAGAGTTGTATCCTGATAGGGTATTGACAAAAGGAAATTACCGA contains:
- a CDS encoding C1 family peptidase codes for the protein MNKLKLTLLLSIFFLLMLVPAGYAMDNDTAVLGESSADYYFDSNVENDNGDGSIYNPYKTLTSDRIKDNSIIHLANGEYELDWGSNPDNVSIKGTDASKTIISYSGIGFDLKGSLSLSDVTLSGLGIRASGNNLTATNTIFKDFSSASNNAINSKSNVILSNCSFISNSAGTGGAIYMNGGTLTISDSLFKDNAADKYGGAIACEDGTYIEIDDSKFLNDYSNAEAGGAIYLKDVELVANNVEIINCSAPFGGAIASLNSKVSLNNFTAKNNRAKYYGGAVYSLYHSFEITHSALTNNSAGNGGAIFADGVSDFIINNNVFTDNSASIGSAVFSQISDFYYDSLYDKALNNKFVNNDAYVNKGLNLTFNNNQHILFKLNASYNGSLPSYYNLRDLGQVSTVKNQGSGGNCWAFSSLAALESAILKSTGIEYDLSEENMKNIMSFYSTYGWSMENNVGGYDKMAVGYLTSWLGPVNESDDDYDSKSLLSPLIASFVHVQNIVFLTRSNFTDNDAIKKSIMDYGAVATSIYWSSSYLKGKNYYYSGSTGANHAVAIVGWDDNYSASNFRNTPPGDGAWIIKNSWGTSGGDKGFYYVSYYDTKFSQPGKYVSYAIILNDTIKYDKIYQYDVQGRSDIFLNYTNTVWYKNKFEATSDEYLSAVSTYFEKSTDWELSVYVNDALKLTKSGKAIVGYSTIDLGKFIPIKTGDIFEVVFKVTVDANASVPISEAVSFNEETYHENISFISYDGKNWVDFYDLEWTFPDHTYASQVACIKAFTISNPLNTQINLTLTNRGKNSTDIIATVFDEYDNIITHGTVVFSVGGAERTVAISNGIAKYSNAKITDGINNYSARFSETGYNPSSNFVLVSNNVIDTNISLTFSSVDVNPVTITANINGQNGNPVEGGEVVFTIEGVNYTVSVENGYASLTHTFKSFGVNNILAAYRDAYSYGPSQTEKTIEISLHDARVDINVDSQYNPVTVTVNVVDENGNKVNAGNVVLKIEGSEYTVGITDGKASLTHVFTRFGSQIITAAYSDDSYNYNSNNTQKDISVNLKNTNLEIDHDYNANNPVNLTCTITDGDGNPVDTGKVYFNFGDETREVDVADGVASIEYVFKNTGINDVSVSYVDGYYYADSSKNISLNVSKIPVGLSVDVNQIKDSLTITINLSQALDEYVVVYVNDEYNILKSSKGQAVLNLNSAYPGTYLIKTNVNSLIYDSGIVEKEFKVKERSTTIICDTSKLAYDKVLHCSVVLEDEFGYVIPNSQVSMTVGGKTYSAVTNESGVAVFKFTSGIGTASAVFSFKGDENYQKSSLTKKLTIDSSVQMPTAAKYTYNADYEVKLVDGAGNVVKTEDVNVLVDSKDEFTVSTDSKGILHFNISLSVGSHTITVTNPETGEVKSQTISVAARINGNKALTMYYGSGSAYKVRVYDDNGNIAKGVEVTFKIDGRIYSRITDSNGYASLKITLAPKTYTITASYKDYKVSNKVVVKPTLILKDKTVKKSKTFKYTVKLLNNKGKILKYKYVKVKFKGKTYKAKTNSKGIATFKLKSYSKVGKFTLTATYGSAKISKKITVKK
- a CDS encoding thymidylate synthase, which translates into the protein MLTINQCYLDFVNKILKQGKETYKDSNHHLIESLGNFYIIDDPFNLKFRAKYQHYTPDMLLSDIKSGKFDMEGCPIKSDALYEYVKSAENPDDQGFVYTYPNRIYAHFDVDQFNTMKQRILTATGSNRAVAVTIDPQLDADREDIPCLQFLQCIVRDNELTIHCIFRSNDIFGAFYSNMFFIAYLGLKMKEEVNKEIVGEKLNFGGVHYHSTSGHIYNTDLKAARNLIKANK
- a CDS encoding sugar O-acetyltransferase, encoding MELKDFLDYVNSGKEVEYPSEVQEMFNELLLEATRIKSKLNCEYHPENEVREIFAELTSQPVNESLRLVPPFHTDCGKNIHLGENVFINSNCTMQDQGGIFIGDNVLIGHNTCLLTLNHQEDPEKRANLLPAPIKIGDGAWLGSNVTVLPGITIGDGAIIAAGAVVTKDVEPDTIVAGVPAKVVRKVNEKK